One window of Mesorhizobium sp. WSM4904 genomic DNA carries:
- a CDS encoding glycosyltransferase family 2 protein yields the protein MNVLPIPVTGLPEGAVMPEHKLSIVIPMYNEADNVEPLLVRIHQAMENYSQPWEVVLVDDGSTDATPNEIRRLAAEYGPHVHAVELVRNFKQTAAMQAGLDAARGDVIATLDGDLQNDPFDIPRMVYRLLIEDLDLVAGWRKNRQEGFWMRRLPSRIANSLIARVTGVRLKDYGCSLKVFRGSVIRSVRLYGEMHRFIPAWLATVTTPRRIAQEVVTHHARIHGQSKYGISRTFRVVLDLVFMFFFMRYRTRPGHFFGGIGIVLGVLGSMVLAYLFGLKVFFGQDIGTRPMLFTGFFLVIAGLQMVTSGVLAEMLSRVYLEANGALAYVARPQPAHGEGDGWRRPSPPAGAKKSPRRK from the coding sequence ATGAACGTGCTTCCCATTCCTGTCACGGGACTGCCCGAGGGCGCCGTCATGCCCGAGCACAAGCTGTCCATCGTCATTCCGATGTACAACGAGGCCGACAATGTCGAGCCGCTGCTGGTGCGCATTCACCAGGCGATGGAGAATTACAGCCAGCCCTGGGAAGTCGTGCTGGTGGACGACGGCAGCACCGACGCCACGCCGAACGAAATCCGCAGGCTCGCGGCCGAATACGGTCCGCACGTGCACGCCGTGGAGCTGGTGCGCAACTTCAAGCAGACCGCGGCCATGCAGGCAGGCCTCGATGCCGCCCGCGGCGACGTCATCGCGACGCTGGACGGCGACCTGCAGAACGACCCGTTCGACATACCGCGCATGGTCTATCGCCTGCTGATCGAGGACCTCGACCTCGTCGCCGGCTGGCGCAAGAACCGCCAGGAAGGTTTCTGGATGCGCCGGCTGCCGTCGCGCATCGCCAACTCGCTGATCGCGCGCGTCACCGGCGTGCGGCTGAAGGACTACGGCTGCAGCCTGAAGGTCTTCCGCGGCAGCGTCATCCGCAGCGTGCGGCTCTATGGCGAAATGCACCGCTTCATCCCGGCCTGGCTGGCGACAGTGACGACGCCGCGCCGCATCGCCCAGGAAGTGGTGACGCATCATGCCCGTATCCACGGCCAGTCCAAATACGGCATCTCGCGCACCTTCCGCGTGGTGCTCGACCTCGTCTTCATGTTCTTCTTCATGCGCTACCGCACCAGGCCCGGCCACTTCTTCGGCGGCATCGGCATCGTGCTCGGCGTGCTGGGCTCCATGGTGCTGGCTTATCTGTTTGGCCTGAAGGTGTTTTTCGGACAGGACATCGGAACGCGCCCGATGCTGTTCACCGGCTTCTTCCTGGTGATCGCCGGCCTGCAGATGGTGACGTCGGGCGTGCTCGCCGAAATGCTGTCGCGCGTCTATCTCGAAGCCAACGGCGCGCTCGCCTATGTGGCGCGCCCGCAGCCCGCGCATGGCGAAGGCGACGGCTGGCGCCGGCCGAGCCCGCCGGCAGGCGCCAAGAAAAGCCCGCGCCGGAAATGA